The Brassica oleracea var. oleracea cultivar TO1000 chromosome C6, BOL, whole genome shotgun sequence genomic interval TTACTAAGAATCATTTGCTAACTATTGGCACTTTCTACTAAAATTCGTGGTATATTCTTTTAGTAATCTTTTATTTTTTTAAAAAAAAATTAACTTATAAGTTATTTTTTTTAGAAAAAATAACAGACCAAAAAATTAATTAATCAAAATTTTAAACCCAACAAGGTAATAAAATTTTAAATTCAGAATTCAAAATATATTTATAATTTTAATCATTTTCCCAAAATTCTAAAAATATATTTAAATTGTATTTAGTATGTTTGAATAATAAACTAACTGTCAATTGTATACTGTTTAATATGTGTGAAATTATATAGTAATTTGAAAATCTAACTATTGATATTTTTATAATATTTGAATTATAGAAGATTTTAAAATATAACTATTTTAATTTTCTTTAAATTTTAATATTTTATTGTTTTTTAAAACTGCGTGAATTATGTATTGTGATATATATATATATATATATATATATATATATATATATTGTGGTTCAACTATTTAGTTTGCATTATTTTCTCTTTTAAATTGCACTATTTTCTTTTTAAATAATTTATTAAATAAATAAATGTATTTTAAGTGGTAATATTTTGTGTTATTTGTTGTTTTCACAGTAAGTAATATTTTAGTATTAACAAAATTTATTTTATTATTAATTTTTATTTCAACTTCAAAAAATATAGGAAAACTAAAAATTAAAAAAAATCATCATCTGAAGCTTTTTAGAAACTAAAACTACAACAAAATCAAAATTTAAAATACATATTTTAATAATTTTTAAAACGAAAACCAAAATCACCATTCATGTTTTTCCAAAAACTAAAATCTACTGCAAAATCAAAAGCCAATAACTAAAATTGATATATTGTGTTTTTGGCACATTATATGTAGGTCTTACTAATAGTTTTCAAGGTTTTATCAAGTCTTTTTAGTTTATTTGAGTCATTACAGGTCTGGAATTGCATTGAATGAAAGATAGACCAGCCGAAGGGAAAGAAGAAAAAAATAGTGTGAAATGGAGTCTTTCGCGCAGAACAGCCGACCGGAGCAGCCTGAATGTCTGCTCTAGCGGCAGAGATAAAAAAGGAAGTTTCCAAATATTTCGGGATTTGCCCTAGATTTCCTATCTCTTTCCTATAGCCGCCTATGGCTCATATATATATAGTCTCTTATTTATTACTTTAGACATACCTTAGTTTTTACGCAAGAAAGACCTAAGAGAGCTTTTATTTTCGCCGATTTGCTACTTGTGAGGGAGACGGCTCCATCTATCTCCTTGAGAAGATTATCCTGAACTCTCTTATTTCTATTATTTATTATATGCAGTTAGAAACCATGCTTCTCTGTTCTTGTGTTATGTCTGAGTAGTCACCGAGTTAGTTTAGAGTTCTAGGGTTTGGATTCGTGAGCTTAAGCATAAATAAGTCATCTTAAGATTGTCTACATTCATATTTGTTCTTATTGCTTGCATTGAACCGATCACTTAGTGCATGAATTAGGGTTAATCAATTTAGCTAGCCGTTAATTGATAACTTGATTTAGCTAGCCGTTAATTGATAACTTGATATGAATTGAATGAGCTTTGCATCCCTAGTCAGCGAGAATGGATATTAGGGTGTATTGTGAACATATCGGACTTGATCTCTAAAGCTTGCTAGCGCATCTTGATCCAAACGAGAGTTTAGGCATCAAGACCGACTTGCAAAGGAATCAATACCACGAAAGTGGATTAATTCAACCTAACTGATCCGAGTTTAGACTTGTTATAAACTGAACTTGAATAATTGATTGGCTTGCGATTTCCATACCTAAAGAAGAAACCCTAGACTAGCGCTTTTAAATCAATTTAAAAACAATCTCATCTTGTTACTTGTTATTTACGTTATTGACTTCTTTAAAAACCCCCACTTTGTTTTAGCTTAATTCTAATCCCATAAAGATAAAGTGTGATCTGGTCCTCTGAAATTGAATCTAAAGATATTACAACTACACTGTTAACTTGACAGTAGACAAAGATCCAATTTTAGTGTATCAAAAATCTAAAAACTAAAAATCAAAAGCCAAAAACTAAAAACCAAAAACCAAAAACCAAAATCTAAAAACTATCCAAACAATCAATCACCATAAACATTTTTAAGAAGTTTGTTTTCTTCTTATTTTTTTCTTTTTAAATTTTATCTCCATTAATAATTTAAAAGAAAAGAACAATTTAAACACCTAAAAATTAGGCGCCCACAACCGGGATTTATTGAAAAACAGAGTTACCTCTACCTTTACAAAATTCTGCTACTACTTCCAAAAAGCTGCTCCTATTTTTCAAAAAATCATGTCGCTAGAATCTACTCAACCATGTCTCAAGCAGTGTTAAATCTGTCCTACGAGAATTGTGAGCTCTTGACAGAGGATCTAGACACGCCTTAACTGTCTGCTTGATCTCAAGAATCAAGGCTCAGAGGAGTTTTTTTTTCCTTCATAAAATCACAATTTTGTGAGTTAATACCTATGTATATAACCTCTAAAAAGTTGAAGGGCAAGTCCAATGTTTCATAGTACTGTACACAGATCTGGCCTTGGCTCTGATTCCTAATCAAGTAATCAACCAATTTGAGAATTGATCAATCCTTCAAAATTGTTTAGACAACAAAGCCGTACTATAGTATTTCTGTAAAGAACAAAACCATTTTTATCCTCATGTTTAGGGGTGCAACGTGCACATTTCTTCAAATGCTAACCAATGAAAATTGCAGTTATAGCCATTATAAATCTAGCAGAATTATGGAGACAACCCCATTAGTTTTAATTTAACATATTGTTTTGGGTTTTATTTTTGATGTTTTCTATAATAATTTGAAGAAATCATTTATGTGTTTCAGTGTTTGTTTCGAATCTATGCTTTATGAATTACATGACGTTATTCACTTTCAGAGAAAATTCTTACAAAGTGACATTTTAGGTGATCACAACCATGGAGTCTATCCCCTATATTATTTGAGAAGCATTACAACTTCTTTTTGTAGCCACATGTCATCACTAGAATGATTCTTAGAATCATTAGAAAAATATGTTGGTCCATCTAATTATATAATAAGCTTTTTATTAAACTAACAATAAATTCATCATTAATGTACTTTATTATTTTCTTAAATAAAATTTACGGAATTGCCTAATGTGGCTAAAGTATATATGACAATTAATGATTTTGAATAATAAAAATTGGATAAAAAATAGTGTATCTTCTATCATATTTGTTTAATTTTAAACTATTAAATAAATTAAACAACCACAATAACCATATAATAAAAATTTAGATTTTTATGTATATNNNNNNNNNNNNNNNNNNNNNNNNNNNNNNNNNNNNNNNNNNNNNNNNNNNNNNNNNNNNNNNNNNNNNNNNNNNNNNNNNNNNNNNNNNNNNNNNNNNNNNNNNNNNNNNNNNNNNNNNNNNNNNNNNNNNNNNNNNNNNCACAATGAAAATTTTGTTATCAGTAATTTAAATTTTTTTCTATAAAAGATATAAATGATCAAAAAAACTATATGAGTAGAAATCATCATTTAATAGACATTAATATTAAAAATATACTAAAATATATTATCTATGTTAGTATCATTTAAATTTAATAACATATCCTATCAAATATAAAAAAAATATATATTTTTTGGATTAATAAAATTGATTTATATGTTCGTACCAATTTAATTATATATTTAATAGTTATTGATTTTTAATTATTTAATATATATTTATTATTTCATAATATGTAAAAATATTTAATACATAAAATAATTTATATATATAATGTTGATTCCGCGCAAGGCGCGAATCTTAACCTAGTTGTCATATATTTTTGCTCTTCTGTTTCACCTATATTTTATTCATGTCTTAGTAAAATAGACAACACCTCTTAACCCCGTTTCCACTAGCTCTTTATGGCTCTTTGTCTCTATTTATTTTTTGGTCAAATGCTCTTTGTCTTTATACTAATCTTAAACAATGTCTCTACTCCAGTCGACATAAGCCAAACCAGAACCAAAGGAGGCTCTCATCATAATTATATAATAACTCTTGCTTTATTTGATACAAGATCATTTGGGCCCCACGCAAAAATAAGACCGTTACACAAGTTAAAAAAAAAGGAAAGGGTAAAAGCGTCCATACAATAAAAATGTTCAAAGGAGGCTCTCTTCTCTCTCAATCAGACCGTTACGAACGAAACACAAAAGAAACAAAACAATCTTTGTGAGGAAGAAGACACCGTGCAAAAAAAAAAAAATCGAGATTTTGATCACGTCAGTAAATGGAGGATACGATTTCAAACCCAAGCATGATGGAACCTCTGTTATTTCCCGTTGACGATCCAATGTCTCTCCTACTTTCTCATTACTCCGATAACAACAACAATCTCTGCGGGTTCGTGAGAGGTCCCAGATACGGAGAATACGCAAGCCTACGAGAATCGAAGCTTCGATTGAAGCGAGAGTACGAGACGATACTAAAGGAAGAAGAAGAGAGGTTCTTCGGCGGAGAGAAGAACAAGAAGCGGAATCAAACGAGGTTTGGTTTCACAAGAGAAGATGAAATTAAGGTTTCGCCGGAGAAGAAGACGAGATTTGGGTTTAAATACAACCCTAATCCGCGGAGACTGTCTTCGTCCTCGTCGTGTTCGTTGGCTCAGTCTGTTCCTGACTTCTCCGCCATGATCCGTAAGGAAAATCGCCGGCCGGCTAACGCGAATCTGCTCCCGCGGAGGACGGATCTCACTCCGCCGCCGTCTAAGGGCAGGAACGGCGCCGTTTTCGGATCGGTTTCTTCCGCTAGAGGAAGCATGAGTGCAGGAGAGAAGACCAAAGGGAAGATGGGGATGATGCGTAAGAGTTACGCTACCGTCGAAGGTTTGAAGAAAGTATCAATGGCTGCTGCTTCTGGCATTAATGGCGGCGGCGGTGGAGGAGGGAGGAAATCAATCGGCGGTGGTGGTCGGACTATTCTAGGTTACAGACAAATCTACTGATCACTCTTTGTCACACAACTTTGATTGTGTTTTCTTCTACCATTTGATTCTTTTTAGGGTTTTTGGTTGATAAAGATTTTTTTTTCCCCTTGATTTTGGTATGTGTGTGATAGAACTTAGAAAGCTAGCAAACAAGATCCATCGATCATATGATTCATATTGTTGAATTACACAAATGCTTATTTTGACAAAACGTTACTTGGTTTGGTTGTTCTAAAAGAGATCCATTGCTAACTCTCCGACCAAACACTTAAGGATCTCATAAGCAATCTCTGATCCAACTCCTAACGTATGGGTTTCAAGCTTCATCCAGTTCTCCATCTCAATTTCGATGACTTCATCCGTATCAATCCGGGCCAGTGCTGCCCACTTCGGAACTTCCTCA includes:
- the LOC106296852 gene encoding uncharacterized protein LOC106296852; this encodes MEDTISNPSMMEPLLFPVDDPMSLLLSHYSDNNNNLCGFVRGPRYGEYASLRESKLRLKREYETILKEEEERFFGGEKNKKRNQTRFGFTREDEIKVSPEKKTRFGFKYNPNPRRLSSSSSCSLAQSVPDFSAMIRKENRRPANANLLPRRTDLTPPPSKGRNGAVFGSVSSARGSMSAGEKTKGKMGMMRKSYATVEGLKKVSMAAASGINGGGGGGGRKSIGGGGRTILGYRQIY